The following DNA comes from Nitrososphaerales archaeon.
AAAGAGATACGGCAGCCGCATTGAGCCGAATCGCCTCTTTTACCGAAGTCGTAATTCCTTCATGTGATAGATCCTCGCCAATGATACTCGTACCGCCCGAAACTCTCAAAATGATGGGCTTCGTGATCGATGGATCTATACATGAGCGGAGAATACCACGGGTGAGCATTATCGCATCGGCGTAAGGTAAAAGTGGTGCGACCGTTTTACCAGGCTGCTCAAGCTTATGGGTAGGGCCTTGAAAGTATCCATGATCGATGGGTAAGAAGAGCGCTCTACCATCGCGTTGAATAAGATGGGCAAGTCTATTCCTCATTCCCCAATCCATAGAGATCTTTATTAATGAGGTTCTCGGATTAAATAACCTTTTCACCGATGCTGTGAGTTTAGATTTTGTCTTTCTGTAAGCAGATATTAACTATATTAACTATTAATGTACAATTATCTCATTATGATCGGCATCGACGGTGATCCTTTCACCATCTTTAAATTCGAAGACTTCTGGCTTATCCACCAATGGTATATTGGATATAATGGCACCTACAGCGATTATCGGTTCAGCTTCTTTCATGATTATAGCTTTTGGAGCTTTACCATTCTTCGATAACTGATATAGGATATAGGAGCCGACGGTCGAGCCTCTACCAGTAGGGAAGATTAAAACCTTTCCCTCGATCGATTTACCATAGAGCGGATGGTTCTTATTCACAATTAAACCAGTCTTGGGATCGACATCCCCTAGAAAGCTTATAGGAGCATTAGAGACGAGTGATACTCCTTCACCAACACCTTTCGATATCTTACGACATTTAATTTTCTTCATTTAGCCTCACCAGAAATTGCAATTTCGATACACCTTTTTAAATTCCCGAATACGACGTTCATCTTCGAGAGTGTAGGTACGTATACTGCCGCTTTGGCGGAATTCACAGCCATCACCTTAAATCCCAGATCTTCGATCGGCGCGATGACCATGCAACAATCACAGTAGATATTACCTCCAGCCTCCTCGATCACCTTCGAATAACCACACCGATCGGCAAGGATCTTTGTTGGTAGCGATGTAAATAACCAGAGCTTCGTATTTGGTGCAACTTTCTTACCTTTGATCATCTCTGCAACCTTTTTAATCTCTTCTATAGAGCTATGGGGGCAGCCCAAGCAGACTATATCGACCTTACCCTCTTTGACTGTACTGAGCTCTTCATATGAATCTTTTAACTCACTCTTTGTGAAGTTAATTTCTTCCAAACCATCAGATTTAACTATGCTCGATTCTGGTGTGATATCCTTAATATGATATAATGCAACACCGCCTGAGGCTGCCAGAGCGGCCGATAAGGATTTTAACTCATCATTACTTGCCCTCTTTATTCCTGTGAAGTATGGTACACCATTACCGATTCGCTTACCCACGTAATGCCCCAAAGCACCAAAATCACTCTCCTCATTCAAATCGACCTCTACTTTAACCCTTACTGTAGGATTTCTCATCTCATTTAAATGGTAACCAAAGTTACCAGTGAGGCCAATGATAGCCGATGCAAGGGCCGATGGCCCACCTTCTCTATTGGTCCTCGCTCCAAGTACAGAGTTAGCGTAACATACGGCGGATGATTCGGCCCATGCGATATGCTCACCGAATTTAGGGATATTTCCAATCAAATAAGGTATACATGAACAGGTGAGTGTTGCACCGAGTTTGAGAAATGCATTTACAATCCTCATCTGCTTTTCAGCAAAATCTTTTCTTATACCCATAATCTCCCATAGTGCAAGGTCCATACCGAAGGGATTTACCGTAGTAGGTACGGAGAATTTGGTAGATGTTAGGGACTCGATCCATTCGATACCCGCATCACCAATAGTTTTATAACTTGTACCAGAGATGTGGGCTGAGCTTATCGGGATTAATCGGTCTGCATTATAAATCTCCCCGATGGCTACGATGATCTCCATCGCCTTCTGTCTAACTTCACCTTCTTCGCCAGCTAAGATCCTCTCCTCTTTCGGTGTGAGATACATCACCCATACCTAGCTCTTTACCTTCATAAAATCTTTTTTATCTCTATCTAAAGGTATCGTAGCATCGATGATCCATTTCGTCGTTATAGCAGATTTGCCCGAAGATGGGTCAAGGGATGAGCCCCTCGCATTCGGTATGAATACGATACCCTTATCAGGCTGGAGCCTCGTTGCTAAAGCCCATTCTACATCCTCTGGATCCATAATATTGATATCCTCATCTACCACGATCACCCTCTTTAAGCTCGGGTGTGCCGCTAGTGCTGCCAAACCCGCATTCTTCCCATCACCCTCCGATAACTTCTTTATAGAGATGACTGCATGAAGCCAATTGCAACCACCATTCGTTAATACCACATTCTTAACTGTCGGTACAGCATTTTGCACGATCTGAAAGATCCTTGGTTCTTGAGGTATACCTTGAAGCAATCGATGTTCAGAACCGCCTGGCAGTATCACTTGCCATATTGGATCATTACGCATATACAATCGCTCCACTTCTAGAACTGGTTGTTCACGGATCTTATCCCAAGTAGAAGTGAGGTCCACGAATGGGCCTTCCTTAGCAACTTCATTGTGAAGTATTCTCCCCACCATGACGACCTCGGACTCGATCGGCACATCTATCCCTTCAAGGTTAATACACTTTAATCGATCGTTAAGCAATGTATTTGCTAATTCCAATTCATTCAGATTTGGGCGTGAGGTGGCTGCTGCCAGTGCTATAGCTGGATTTACACCACATATCACCACTACCTTCGTATCTTTACCAACGCTCTTATTCTTCATATAGAAACTGTATAGATCTCGTTCAACGAGCCTCACCACAAATCTATTGCCTTTAAGGTACATCATTCGGTGAAAACTCGCATTCTGTCTATTTGTATCGGGGTCACGGGCAAGGATTATCGTCGCTGAAGTATAATACCTCTTCTTCCACGAATAGTACATGACGAGTGGGATATGCTTTATAACGTTAGGCTCCTCAACCTTATTCTTTAAAAATTCTGCATCATCAACGATTTGATATAGACTGGGTCTATTCAATGCATTTGTAAGATGCATAAGGAGATTTTCAATCGATACTCCTAGGAATTTTGCAATGAGCTCCCTCGAGCTACATAAATTGCCAATGATCCTAAAGCCTTCATATCTCTCGATATTCTCAAAGAGAATTGGGCGCTTATAATTCATCAGATATTTGGTGATTTCGAGCCTTGTCGATACTTTATTCTTAATCTTTAAAACTTCCTTGCTCTCTATGATGCTTCTTAAACCTTCATCTTTATACATCACCCTTTTCTATTAACTACATGGTGTTAAACGTTACTAAAATTGAATATTAGTTTGTGAAGGTTGATGAAAGGTTGAAATAAAAATTAATTTTTACTTTTTTATACCCAAGTAATCGTACCAGCCGCCTTTACTCCCCGCTTTTTTACCCAAGTATCCTGCATGGAAGATCTTTCTCAAAGTTACCGGTGGTGCTACGTAAGGATCGGCCAATACTTGATGGCAATACTCTGCAACATGGTAAATCACATCTATACCTACTAAATCCATGAGCTCAAAGGGACCCATCGGCCAACCGAGGCCGAGTTTGCACATTTCATCGATCTCCTTAACACCCGCTACCCCTTGCTCATAAAGGCGAATCGCCTCCATCAATATTGCATTTAAGAATCTAACTACAAAGAAGCCCGGACCATCTTTCACTTCTATAGGCACTTTACCAAGCTTCTTTGAGAAATCCATAATTAGATCACGTACTTCATCGCTTGTCATAGCGCCCTTTATAACTTCGATCAACTTCATCACAGGTGCGGGATTGAACCAGTGCATTCCAACAACTCTCTCAGGCCTCTTCAAAACCGATGCAATCTCACTAATCATGATGCTCGAAGTATTAGATGCTAAGATTGTACGTTCTGGACAGAACTCTTCAAGCTTTTTAAATACTTTGTGCTTTAACTCTAAATCTTCAGGGATCGCTTCGATCACGATATCTGCATCGCTACAACCGATCTTATAATCGGTAGTGGTATGTATTCTTGCCATGATGTTATTGACTTGATCTTCTGTAAGCTTCCCCCTTTCGACCAATCTCTTAAGGCCGAATGGTCCGGCCCTTATACTTTCTAAACTTTTCTTTAAGATCTCATCACTCACATCTATTAGAGTAACATCGTATCCGTTCATAGCCAAAACCTGGGCGATACCACTTCCCATGATACCTGCACCAACGACCGTTACTTTACGAACTTCATCTACTTTCAAAGTTACCACCAACTACTATTTTGAAAGGTAAAATTTAAGGTTTTAAAGGTTTTAAATGATCAAAATCGCACTCTCAGAATCATTATAATCACTCAAAAATTTCCTAAAAATTTATTTTATAGTTGATGATCACAAATGTGGTGATAAAGGATGTTGGCTAAGAGGGTATGTGAGATCGAGGAGTCGGGAACGGTAAAACTTGCGAATCTCGTGGATGAAATGAAGAGAAAAGGGATCAAGATCATATCGTTCGCTGTGGGTGAACCAGATTTTACAACACCTAGGCATATCATCGATGCAGCTATAGAGTCGCTCAACTCTGGATTCACCCATTATACTCCCTCCATGGGAATTTATGAGTTGAGAGAGGCGATCGCAGAGAGGTGTAACAACTATAATAAGATTCCTTGTAAACCAAAAGAAGTTTTAGTAACGCCGACGAAATTGGCGGTCTACTTGGCGGTAATGGCATGTATAAATGAAGGTGATGAGGTAATAATACCAGATCCGAGCTGGGTCACGTATGAAGCTTGTGTAAAACTTGCCGGAGGGAAACCAGTATTTGTTGAAACACGTGAAGAGGATAACTACGCATTAACACAGGAGTCTTTACAATCATCCATTACACCAAGAACGAAGATGATCATCATTAATACACCATCGAACCCTACAGGTGCTGTATACACATTAGATGAGTTGAAGGTTATAGCCGATATAGCGAAGGATCACAATCTCTTGGTAGTCTCGGATGAAATTTATGAAGAGTTAGTGTACGAAGGGAGGAATTACTCTATAGCATCATTAGATGGTATGTTCGAAAGAACCATCACCGTAAATGGATTCTCTAAAACTTTTGCCATGACCGGTTGGAGGATAGGGTGGGCTGTAGGGCCTCAACCGATCATCGAGGCGATGAATAAGATACAACAACACACTCTTACATGTGTATGCTCGTTTGCACAGAAAGCGGGAATCGCTGCATTAAAAGGAGACCGTAAACCCGTCGATGAGATGATAAAGGAATTTAAAGAGAGGAGAGAGATCGTCTGTAAAGGTTTAAATGAGATTCCAGGTTTCAAATGTAAAAAACCGGCTGGAGCATTCTATGTATTCCCATCTTACACGTTCAATAAAACTTCATTGGAGCTCTCAGAGTTCCTCTTGAAAGAGGCAAGGGTCGCTGTTACACCAGGTTGCGCATTCGGTAGATGTGGTGAGAAGCATATAAGAATCTCTTACGCAACTTCAAAAGAGTGCATCATGGAGGGTCTGAAGAGAATCTCTGAAGCTGTTTCAAAATTATCTTAACGATACCTCTATTCATTCACAATAACATAACATCGTTTCGTAGAGTTTAATGTCTTTGGAATCAGTCCTTTTAAACCTATAAACCTATATCATTAATTCTATTTTCCAATCTTTCAATTTCATCTGTATATATGAGTACCGGTCTTACCTTCATAGGCCTCGACAAGTTTGTCCAAAGATGATATGATAGCCCGCTCACCACCCCATCTAAGGAATCTTATACTTGCAATAATCTTTGGTTCCATACTCCCTTTAGCGAAGTGGCCTTCGGCAAGGTACCTTTCTGCCTCCTCTACAGACATCCTATAGATAGGTTTTTCATTAGGCCTTCCAAAGTTCAACATGACATATTCAACGTCCGTTAAAATTATGAATTCGGTTGCATCGATCGCTTCAGCCAATTTTTCACTCGCTTTATCCTTATCGATTACCGCGAATACGCCCTTCAAATTACCATCTTTATCCATCACGACAGGAATACCTCCACCACCTGAAGCGATTACTATAACACCTTGATCGACCATCATCTTAATCAAATCGGCCTCAATATTCTTGATGGGCTCGGGTGAAGGGACGACCCTTCTAAAGGGCCTTTTCAATTCCATAGGCATGACTCGCTTAATCACAAGCCCGGAGATCTTCTTATCTAGGTAAACTCTTCCCGGTGGTGGATCGACGACGAAACCTTTTTCCCTCACGAGCCTTTCGACTTCATCCTTCGTTAAGAAGTTACCGATCGGTTTCGAAGGATCAAGGAAGTCGGGATCTTCAAGGCTTACCAATACTTGATTTATTATAGAGACTACTTGCCTCTTTGCCCATCTACCACCAACATCCCTCAGATATCTTTGAAGGGTCTGTTGGATCATATAACCGATCTGCCCTTGGGTCATCGCACAGAGTACATCTAGGGTCTGTGGTGGAACGAACTTTGAGCCTTCCTCCTGCTGAATCAAGAGGTTACCTATTTGAGGACCATTGCCATGTGTTATAACGATTCTATCATCTTCATCCAACCTCTTTAAAAGGCGTGCTATATGCTCACAAGTTATCGCTATATTCCGAAATTGTTCTTCCGTAGTGCCTTCTTCATTCGCTCTTTTTATAGCATTTCCACCGAGGGCGATGAGTATTCTTTTAACCATGAGTATATTTTCCACCTTTGTTGAAAGGTGGAGAGGTAATAGTTTACGTGAAATACATATATAAATTTTTGGAGTTTTTAGTTTTGGAGGAATTTACTATAATTTTAAATTGAATATCTTGAATATGTGGATATAAAACCCTAAATATCTTCAAATTATGATGTGCTCTTACAATTTCAAGAGGGTTTTGTGAGGTACATCATAAGGATGAATATGCCGAATAAAGCTAAGAATAGGAGCGTAGTTATCCTCTGCATCCTCTTCGCTCTCTGCATATGTTTCATTTCTTTCAATCTACATTCGTTAGAGCAGTAATCTTTCTGTAATGGTATGGATC
Coding sequences within:
- a CDS encoding DUF126 domain-containing protein encodes the protein MKKIKCRKISKGVGEGVSLVSNAPISFLGDVDPKTGLIVNKNHPLYGKSIEGKVLIFPTGRGSTVGSYILYQLSKNGKAPKAIIMKEAEPIIAVGAIISNIPLVDKPEVFEFKDGERITVDADHNEIIVH
- a CDS encoding aconitase X catalytic domain-containing protein produces the protein MYLTPKEERILAGEEGEVRQKAMEIIVAIGEIYNADRLIPISSAHISGTSYKTIGDAGIEWIESLTSTKFSVPTTVNPFGMDLALWEIMGIRKDFAEKQMRIVNAFLKLGATLTCSCIPYLIGNIPKFGEHIAWAESSAVCYANSVLGARTNREGGPSALASAIIGLTGNFGYHLNEMRNPTVRVKVEVDLNEESDFGALGHYVGKRIGNGVPYFTGIKRASNDELKSLSAALAASGGVALYHIKDITPESSIVKSDGLEEINFTKSELKDSYEELSTVKEGKVDIVCLGCPHSSIEEIKKVAEMIKGKKVAPNTKLWLFTSLPTKILADRCGYSKVIEEAGGNIYCDCCMVIAPIEDLGFKVMAVNSAKAAVYVPTLSKMNVVFGNLKRCIEIAISGEAK
- a CDS encoding UbiD family decarboxylase, which gives rise to MYKDEGLRSIIESKEVLKIKNKVSTRLEITKYLMNYKRPILFENIERYEGFRIIGNLCSSRELIAKFLGVSIENLLMHLTNALNRPSLYQIVDDAEFLKNKVEEPNVIKHIPLVMYYSWKKRYYTSATIILARDPDTNRQNASFHRMMYLKGNRFVVRLVERDLYSFYMKNKSVGKDTKVVVICGVNPAIALAAATSRPNLNELELANTLLNDRLKCINLEGIDVPIESEVVMVGRILHNEVAKEGPFVDLTSTWDKIREQPVLEVERLYMRNDPIWQVILPGGSEHRLLQGIPQEPRIFQIVQNAVPTVKNVVLTNGGCNWLHAVISIKKLSEGDGKNAGLAALAAHPSLKRVIVVDEDINIMDPEDVEWALATRLQPDKGIVFIPNARGSSLDPSSGKSAITTKWIIDATIPLDRDKKDFMKVKS
- a CDS encoding 3-hydroxyacyl-CoA dehydrogenase NAD-binding domain-containing protein, which gives rise to MKVDEVRKVTVVGAGIMGSGIAQVLAMNGYDVTLIDVSDEILKKSLESIRAGPFGLKRLVERGKLTEDQVNNIMARIHTTTDYKIGCSDADIVIEAIPEDLELKHKVFKKLEEFCPERTILASNTSSIMISEIASVLKRPERVVGMHWFNPAPVMKLIEVIKGAMTSDEVRDLIMDFSKKLGKVPIEVKDGPGFFVVRFLNAILMEAIRLYEQGVAGVKEIDEMCKLGLGWPMGPFELMDLVGIDVIYHVAEYCHQVLADPYVAPPVTLRKIFHAGYLGKKAGSKGGWYDYLGIKK
- a CDS encoding pyridoxal phosphate-dependent aminotransferase, whose product is MLAKRVCEIEESGTVKLANLVDEMKRKGIKIISFAVGEPDFTTPRHIIDAAIESLNSGFTHYTPSMGIYELREAIAERCNNYNKIPCKPKEVLVTPTKLAVYLAVMACINEGDEVIIPDPSWVTYEACVKLAGGKPVFVETREEDNYALTQESLQSSITPRTKMIIINTPSNPTGAVYTLDELKVIADIAKDHNLLVVSDEIYEELVYEGRNYSIASLDGMFERTITVNGFSKTFAMTGWRIGWAVGPQPIIEAMNKIQQHTLTCVCSFAQKAGIAALKGDRKPVDEMIKEFKERREIVCKGLNEIPGFKCKKPAGAFYVFPSYTFNKTSLELSEFLLKEARVAVTPGCAFGRCGEKHIRISYATSKECIMEGLKRISEAVSKLS
- a CDS encoding carbamate kinase — protein: MVKRILIALGGNAIKRANEEGTTEEQFRNIAITCEHIARLLKRLDEDDRIVITHGNGPQIGNLLIQQEEGSKFVPPQTLDVLCAMTQGQIGYMIQQTLQRYLRDVGGRWAKRQVVSIINQVLVSLEDPDFLDPSKPIGNFLTKDEVERLVREKGFVVDPPPGRVYLDKKISGLVIKRVMPMELKRPFRRVVPSPEPIKNIEADLIKMMVDQGVIVIASGGGGIPVVMDKDGNLKGVFAVIDKDKASEKLAEAIDATEFIILTDVEYVMLNFGRPNEKPIYRMSVEEAERYLAEGHFAKGSMEPKIIASIRFLRWGGERAIISSLDKLVEAYEGKTGTHIYR
- a CDS encoding DUF2116 family Zn-ribbon domain-containing protein, with protein sequence MSVKSKDKDVSIPPHTHCRVCGRSIPLQKDYCSNECRLKEMKHMQRAKRMQRITTLLFLALFGIFILMMYLTKPS